In Zunongwangia profunda SM-A87, the following proteins share a genomic window:
- a CDS encoding SusD/RagB family nutrient-binding outer membrane lipoprotein, giving the protein MKKRYKYFCLLGFVTTFFSCQDYLDVNNSLTNPTNTGLAPQYRIEGAIENTVATAQYRGTREVLGVVQYGSQNVPAYYSESWNTFLTTGSYFLWQNVYVYALPNTADLIYLGEEYNSPHYTAVGKILRAYLFGMATDQYGSIVTDDSYNPERTIELEPEFVSQQEVYQLIFTLLDEAIAELDMDSEISLQAAEGDILYNGDLAQWKRFAYSIKARYLNHLTKKSSGEFAYDPQAVIQATQNGLASNQDNALISYGGGTAVNDNQPFSVNGYGSTRFDYFSEFFVNLLKDPLTIEEEFEDPRLSIIVPEAVNGGYQGVKTGAGVDAELADDYSLGNGGFYTSPDSPTYMMTYSEVKFIEAEARFRNGDIAGAYAAYKTGVEADLQKLNVSSEEITTYMTKIDTEIGQANFDLSQIFVQKYIANMLNPETWVDFRRVDYSADIYPGLERPDNVNISLFPNEDDWLQAMMYEYNEEDRNYENMPDNNPAVRLTTPVWWDVEE; this is encoded by the coding sequence ATGAAAAAGAGATATAAATATTTTTGCCTCTTAGGCTTTGTCACAACATTTTTTAGTTGCCAGGACTATTTAGACGTAAATAATTCGCTAACAAATCCAACAAATACTGGATTGGCGCCGCAATATCGTATTGAGGGAGCTATAGAAAATACGGTAGCTACCGCTCAGTACAGAGGGACTAGAGAAGTACTGGGTGTGGTACAGTATGGTTCTCAAAATGTGCCTGCCTATTATTCGGAATCCTGGAATACGTTTTTAACCACGGGAAGTTATTTCTTATGGCAAAACGTGTATGTTTATGCTTTACCTAATACCGCAGATTTGATCTATCTGGGAGAAGAATATAATTCTCCTCACTATACGGCGGTAGGAAAGATTCTAAGAGCTTATCTTTTTGGAATGGCTACTGATCAATATGGTTCTATAGTTACAGATGATAGTTATAATCCCGAAAGAACGATAGAGCTGGAACCCGAATTTGTATCACAACAAGAAGTATATCAATTAATTTTTACACTATTGGATGAAGCAATTGCCGAACTCGATATGGACAGCGAAATTTCCCTGCAAGCTGCAGAGGGTGATATTCTTTACAATGGAGATCTTGCGCAATGGAAACGTTTTGCTTATTCTATAAAAGCACGGTATTTAAACCATCTTACCAAAAAGTCGTCCGGTGAATTTGCCTACGATCCCCAGGCTGTAATCCAAGCAACTCAAAATGGTTTGGCCTCTAATCAGGACAATGCTTTAATATCTTATGGTGGTGGAACCGCCGTGAATGATAATCAGCCTTTTAGCGTGAATGGATATGGTTCTACACGATTCGATTATTTCTCAGAGTTTTTTGTGAACTTGCTTAAAGATCCATTAACTATCGAGGAAGAATTTGAAGATCCAAGACTGTCTATCATTGTTCCTGAGGCGGTAAACGGAGGCTATCAGGGAGTGAAGACCGGTGCAGGTGTAGATGCTGAGCTTGCCGACGATTATTCGTTAGGGAATGGAGGATTTTATACTTCGCCAGATTCACCAACTTATATGATGACGTATTCTGAAGTGAAATTTATTGAAGCTGAAGCGAGATTTAGAAATGGTGATATTGCTGGGGCCTATGCTGCTTATAAAACCGGTGTAGAAGCAGACCTTCAAAAACTAAATGTTTCTTCTGAAGAGATTACAACCTATATGACTAAAATTGATACTGAAATAGGCCAGGCTAACTTTGATCTTTCCCAGATTTTTGTTCAGAAATATATTGCCAATATGCTCAATCCAGAAACCTGGGTAGATTTTAGAAGAGTGGATTATAGTGCTGATATTTATCCTGGCTTGGAGCGTCCGGATAACGTAAACATTAGTCTATTTCCAAACGAAGACGACTGGTTGCAAGCGATGATGTATGAATATAATGAAGAAGACAGAAATTACGAAAATATGCCAGATAAC
- a CDS encoding SusC/RagA family TonB-linked outer membrane protein, whose protein sequence is MKRQFKKPVLFLFLLFSIQIWAQDKEISGTVVDEDQIPLPGVNVRVKNSNIGTVTDFDGNFSLSIPDTDGVVIVFSSIGFTTKEVTVGNRTSLNISMEVDTESLNEVVVTAFGIERNKKSLGYAIQDIKAEELQEGNQKNVVSGLQGKIAGVSITNSGGAPGSSASIFIRGGTSITGNNQPLFIIDGIPMDNSTGASTTVASINRAADLNPEDIESISVLKGPAAAALYGIQAADGAVVITTKNGKPGVSSITYSGTFSIDNILGTPDVQQRYGQGQQILSTDGFNYNTDSPFTWGPQISSAIQVYDHIKDFYKTAYTQDHNISYSGGTKNSTMYLSIGDLSQQGVIESTSYDKTSFKINTSSNVTDNLTIGASANYIVTEIGSTRQGSVSGSSFNSLLSYPVNVDINDYLNEDGSQSTFYSDQQFDNPYWSLENSPNDNKVNRLLGILNLSYDFLNDFNLSYKLGTDYYREFNKMVIGQGSLIENRSDGYINQSEREFRRTTSNLILRYTKEITEDFELEALVGNTVEDVRNHSIYTYGNGFLAPGITSISNVAQENQSVTEVILRRRNIGVFGELKLSYRDAFFLNVTGRNDWSSTLPQSDWSFFYPSIGGSAIITEIFEQNGNDITSDNGLSYLKLRATYAQAGKDAPSPGLLQTLVSTNINPLATSAYAFSGLGVGNPELVPEFTDTYEVGFDARFFQNRLAVDFGMYYAQSTDQILQDIRVPPSSGTFLATLNGGEIVNKGLEALITAKIFPRQNEFQWNMTYNLGVNRNEVKGLPGQLDEVYNSDSWTFQNSAAGAAILGGSLFGLRGYRAVRTDAGELVIGSNGLPQLETVIFDDVNRLPDWTLGITNSLSYKNFDFTFLLDLVQGQEAYNATKSALAFYGLADETLNRNPGGTRLVEGVTANGSPNTREVTEMDYYQQYYSQDAENFIEDASFTRLRYATLTYNFSKDFLEKLNIASAQISLTGRNLFTITDYSGVDPEVNTFGAGVQGTGSVGIDNLGTPNTRGFDLGIRFKF, encoded by the coding sequence ATGAAAAGACAATTCAAAAAACCAGTCTTGTTCCTATTTTTATTGTTTTCAATACAAATTTGGGCACAGGATAAAGAAATTTCAGGAACGGTTGTGGATGAGGATCAAATTCCACTTCCAGGAGTGAACGTTCGGGTAAAAAATTCGAACATCGGTACAGTTACAGATTTTGACGGTAACTTCAGTTTATCTATACCGGATACTGATGGAGTGGTAATAGTATTTTCCTCTATAGGTTTTACTACCAAAGAAGTAACAGTGGGAAATCGAACTTCCTTGAATATTTCTATGGAAGTTGATACTGAGAGTTTAAACGAGGTGGTGGTCACTGCCTTTGGGATTGAGAGAAACAAAAAATCCTTAGGATATGCCATTCAGGATATAAAAGCCGAAGAACTACAAGAAGGAAATCAGAAGAATGTGGTAAGTGGTTTGCAGGGTAAAATAGCCGGAGTTTCTATTACCAATTCTGGTGGGGCGCCAGGTTCATCAGCCAGTATTTTCATCAGAGGAGGAACATCGATAACTGGTAATAATCAGCCGCTTTTTATAATAGATGGTATCCCGATGGATAACTCTACTGGTGCTAGTACTACAGTAGCAAGTATTAACCGGGCTGCCGATTTGAATCCCGAGGATATAGAAAGTATTTCTGTTCTTAAAGGACCAGCGGCTGCGGCATTATATGGAATTCAGGCGGCTGATGGAGCCGTGGTGATTACTACGAAAAACGGAAAACCAGGCGTTAGTAGTATTACTTATTCAGGAACTTTTTCCATAGATAACATTTTAGGAACACCAGATGTTCAACAGAGATATGGGCAGGGTCAGCAAATTTTAAGTACTGATGGATTTAATTATAATACGGACTCTCCCTTTACCTGGGGACCTCAAATATCTTCAGCAATACAGGTTTATGACCACATTAAGGATTTTTATAAAACTGCATATACTCAAGATCACAATATTAGCTACTCTGGAGGTACTAAGAATAGCACAATGTATCTTTCTATAGGAGATCTATCGCAGCAAGGGGTTATTGAAAGTACCAGTTATGACAAAACTTCATTTAAAATAAATACTTCTTCTAATGTTACAGATAATTTAACTATAGGCGCCTCGGCAAATTATATTGTTACTGAAATTGGCAGTACCCGGCAGGGAAGCGTCTCAGGAAGTAGTTTTAATAGTTTATTGTCGTATCCTGTCAATGTAGATATAAATGATTACTTAAATGAAGATGGTTCGCAATCTACTTTTTATAGTGATCAGCAATTTGATAATCCTTATTGGAGTTTAGAAAATAGTCCTAACGACAATAAAGTAAATCGCTTATTAGGAATATTGAATTTGAGCTATGATTTTCTTAATGATTTCAACCTATCCTATAAGCTAGGTACAGATTATTACAGGGAATTTAATAAAATGGTCATTGGGCAAGGATCTCTTATTGAAAATAGGTCAGATGGTTATATCAATCAGTCTGAAAGAGAATTCAGGAGAACTACTTCTAATTTAATTCTACGCTATACAAAGGAGATAACAGAAGATTTCGAGTTAGAAGCTCTAGTAGGTAATACAGTGGAAGATGTTCGAAACCATTCCATTTATACATATGGGAATGGATTTCTTGCTCCCGGGATTACATCTATAAGTAATGTTGCACAGGAAAATCAAAGTGTAACCGAGGTTATTTTAAGAAGAAGAAATATTGGTGTGTTTGGGGAATTAAAATTGTCATATCGAGATGCATTCTTTTTAAATGTCACCGGAAGAAATGATTGGTCTTCCACTTTACCCCAGTCGGATTGGTCTTTCTTTTATCCTTCTATAGGTGGTTCTGCAATTATTACTGAAATATTTGAACAGAACGGTAATGATATAACCTCAGATAATGGTCTTTCTTATTTAAAATTAAGAGCTACTTATGCTCAGGCCGGAAAAGATGCTCCTTCGCCAGGCTTATTACAAACACTGGTTAGTACAAATATTAATCCTTTGGCCACCTCTGCCTATGCTTTTAGTGGTTTAGGTGTTGGAAATCCAGAACTGGTTCCAGAATTTACAGATACTTATGAAGTAGGTTTTGACGCTCGTTTTTTTCAGAATAGATTAGCTGTAGATTTTGGAATGTATTACGCTCAATCTACAGATCAAATATTGCAGGATATTAGGGTTCCCCCTTCTTCCGGGACATTCCTGGCAACGCTTAACGGTGGAGAAATTGTGAATAAAGGATTGGAAGCTTTAATAACTGCAAAAATATTTCCGAGACAAAATGAATTCCAGTGGAATATGACCTATAACTTAGGTGTGAATAGAAATGAAGTTAAAGGACTTCCAGGGCAATTAGATGAGGTATATAATTCTGATTCATGGACTTTTCAGAATAGCGCAGCAGGTGCTGCCATCCTTGGTGGTTCTCTTTTTGGATTGCGAGGTTACAGGGCGGTAAGAACTGATGCAGGAGAACTTGTAATTGGTTCTAATGGCCTACCTCAATTGGAAACCGTTATATTTGATGATGTTAACAGATTGCCAGATTGGACTTTAGGTATTACCAATTCCCTTTCTTACAAGAACTTTGATTTCACATTTTTACTAGATTTAGTACAAGGGCAGGAAGCGTATAATGCTACTAAATCTGCTTTGGCATTTTACGGCTTGGCAGATGAAACACTGAATAGAAATCCAGGCGGCACTAGATTAGTTGAAGGTGTAACTGCAAATGGAAGCCCTAACACCAGGGAAGTAACTGAAATGGACTATTATCAACAGTATTATTCTCAAGACGCAGAAAATTTTATAGAAGATGCCTCTTTTACAAGATTGAGATATGCAACTTTAACCTATAATTTTTCAAAAGACTTTCTGGAAAAACTCAATATTGCTTCCGCTCAAATTTCACTTACCGGAAGAAACCTTTTTACTATTACAGATTATAGTGGTGTAGATCCCGAGGTAAATACCTTTGGTGCTGGTGTTCAGGGTACTGGCTCTGTGGGGATTGATAATTTAGGAACTCCAAATACCAGAGGTTTTGATTTAGGAATACGCTTTAAATTTTAG